The window CGTTCGCTGCAGGGCCGTGGCCGCATCACGGCGGCGCTGCTGTGATCAAGCTGCAGGCTTTGACGGCCTATCTCATTGATCGCCAGTTGGTGGCCACCGAGCAGCTCGACAGCTGGTCCGACCAGGTGCAACTGGAGTTGATCTGGAAACCCGACGTCGACGGCATGCGCATGGGCGACATGAACTACGGCGCGACCATCGTCCTGGAGCGTTTCGCTGATCACCCGGCCCGCCTTATGGCGTTGGTTGGCAGTTGGCTGGAGACCAATGACCAGGACCGTGACGGCCTGCCGAATGCGGTTTTCGACGTGACCATGCTCGACAACGACCTGGCCGATATCGACATCAAGCTGCAGTTCAGCGAACCGCAGTAC of the Paucimonas lemoignei genome contains:
- a CDS encoding prophage PSPPH06 tail protein — encoded protein: MIKLQALTAYLIDRQLVATEQLDSWSDQVQLELIWKPDVDGMRMGDMNYGATIVLERFADHPARLMALVGSWLETNDQDRDGLPNAVFDVTMLDNDLADIDIKLQFSEPQYLTEDPDGEIHAFGQTWSFVPFELWVAEKGEVTSDGA